A single region of the Acidithiobacillus acidisediminis genome encodes:
- the speD gene encoding adenosylmethionine decarboxylase, with amino-acid sequence MRSLGHQIVADFYGCDSSTLSDVDFVTDAMLEAARRANCTIVTQTFHHFSPYGVSGAVIVAESHLAIHTWPEYGYAAVDVFTCGDVIQPEDALSFLKEAFGAAQVSTMEMKRGQVEMMGVPSHEVRVKPALCA; translated from the coding sequence ATGCGCTCATTGGGACACCAAATCGTCGCAGATTTTTATGGCTGCGACAGCAGTACCTTGTCGGATGTTGATTTTGTTACCGATGCTATGCTTGAGGCCGCTAGGCGTGCCAACTGCACCATCGTCACCCAGACCTTCCATCATTTTTCTCCTTATGGGGTGAGTGGTGCGGTCATTGTTGCTGAGTCCCACTTGGCCATTCATACCTGGCCGGAGTATGGGTATGCTGCGGTAGATGTCTTTACCTGCGGTGACGTCATTCAGCCGGAAGATGCCTTGAGCTTTCTGAAAGAGGCCTTTGGCGCTGCGCAAGTTTCTACTATGGAGATGAAGCGCGGCCAAGTGGAGATGATGGGCGTTCCCAGTCACGAAGTGCGGGTCAAACCAGCACTCTGCGCCTGA
- a CDS encoding MlaC/ttg2D family ABC transporter substrate-binding protein, with amino-acid sequence MRSTHRHPKLWLLLTFLLSFALGQSALAATSGAQAATTVVQNMTHQVLQILQKNEGKPVTSAIKKEVADAIVPHVDFNTMSAYVMASYWRQMNAEQRQEFTRLFRELLVKTYSNALNHYHGQDVRVQGSQQISQNPPVAQVNMDIEQRQGKTIPVIYALIQNGKEWQIYNIYVDGVSLVLNYRQSFGNIAGQHGIPALLNALKDKVAEAGSQPAHVG; translated from the coding sequence ATGCGCTCAACTCATCGCCACCCGAAGCTCTGGCTTCTCCTGACCTTTCTGCTGTCTTTTGCGCTTGGCCAGTCAGCTCTGGCGGCCACCAGCGGTGCTCAGGCCGCTACTACCGTGGTTCAGAACATGACCCATCAAGTCTTGCAGATTCTGCAAAAGAATGAGGGCAAACCGGTGACCTCGGCGATCAAGAAGGAAGTCGCTGATGCCATCGTTCCCCATGTTGATTTCAACACCATGTCTGCGTACGTGATGGCGAGTTACTGGCGGCAGATGAACGCGGAACAACGTCAGGAATTTACCCGCCTTTTTCGCGAACTGCTGGTGAAGACCTACAGCAATGCCCTGAATCATTATCACGGGCAAGATGTTCGGGTACAGGGTAGCCAGCAGATCTCACAGAATCCGCCCGTCGCCCAGGTCAACATGGATATCGAGCAGCGCCAAGGGAAAACCATCCCGGTCATCTACGCCCTGATTCAGAATGGCAAGGAATGGCAGATTTACAATATCTACGTGGATGGCGTCAGCCTGGTGCTGAATTACCGGCAAAGTTTCGGCAATATTGCCGGACAGCACGGTATTCCCGCTCTACTCAACGCCTTGAAAGACAAGGTTGCCGAGGCAGGCAGCCAACCGGCCCATGTCGGCTGA
- a CDS encoding ABC transporter ATP-binding protein, producing the protein MPEALAVHIRSLRKSYGNGFLALGGVDLDVQAGEFFGLLGPNGAGKSTLINILSGVVHRSSGVAEIFGYDVERHYRQSRQFLGVVPQELAYDPFFTVREFLRWQSGYFGLRRNDDWIDELMAELDLSDKANTNLRALSGGMKRRVLIAQALVHRPPVVVLDEPTAGVDVELRQSLWRFIRRYNGLGHTVILTTHYLEEAEELCERIAILQHGQIIALDHKERLLAKHRRKRILTLEFDRDPGELPDSLDAILIGANGNTRVLQIDATMHPMSEVLRILQDLPAQIIDLHLQEPRLEEVFTDILQEARNHDR; encoded by the coding sequence ATGCCTGAAGCACTCGCCGTCCATATCCGCAGTCTGCGTAAGAGCTACGGCAATGGTTTTCTGGCCCTGGGCGGCGTCGATCTCGATGTCCAGGCGGGGGAATTCTTTGGCCTTCTCGGGCCCAATGGCGCCGGGAAGTCGACGCTGATCAACATCCTGTCGGGGGTGGTGCATCGTTCCAGTGGGGTTGCGGAAATCTTTGGCTATGATGTCGAGCGCCACTATCGACAGAGCCGCCAGTTCCTGGGCGTTGTGCCACAAGAGCTGGCCTACGATCCCTTTTTCACCGTGCGGGAATTTCTCCGCTGGCAATCCGGCTACTTCGGTCTGCGCCGCAACGATGACTGGATTGACGAACTGATGGCCGAGCTCGATCTGAGTGACAAGGCCAACACCAATTTGCGGGCGCTCTCCGGAGGCATGAAACGGCGCGTGCTCATTGCCCAGGCGCTGGTCCATCGCCCCCCCGTTGTCGTGCTGGACGAGCCCACCGCGGGGGTCGATGTCGAGCTCCGGCAGAGCCTCTGGCGCTTCATTCGCCGCTATAATGGGCTTGGACATACCGTGATCTTGACCACCCATTATCTGGAGGAGGCCGAGGAGCTCTGTGAGCGGATTGCCATCCTCCAACACGGGCAGATCATCGCCCTGGACCACAAGGAGCGTTTGCTCGCCAAGCACCGACGCAAACGCATCCTGACCCTGGAATTTGATCGCGACCCCGGAGAGTTACCAGATTCTCTCGATGCGATCCTGATCGGTGCCAATGGCAACACCCGGGTACTGCAAATCGACGCAACGATGCACCCCATGAGCGAGGTGCTCCGCATCCTCCAGGACTTACCCGCACAGATCATTGATTTACATTTACAGGAACCGCGCCTCGAGGAGGTCTTTACCGATATCCTACAGGAGGCGCGCAACCATGACCGATAG
- a CDS encoding ABC transporter ATP-binding protein yields MAQNDLVEIRDLHFARGEHVVLDGVDLHVPRRAVVAVMGASGGGKTTLLNLIAGNLRAQRGQLSVAGRSPSDLSRTDLYAMRQQMGMLFQHSALFTDLNTFENVAFPLRRHFRLPESLLEKIVLMKLEAVGLRGAAALMPAELSGGMARRVALARAVVMDPMLILYDEPFTGLDPISVGIIASLIRRLNDALGASSIVVSHDVRETFAIADYGYILGSGKVIAEGSPEELRASSSPLAQQFLRGAPEGPVPFHYPAAQPFATALGLERPS; encoded by the coding sequence TTGGCGCAAAACGATCTGGTAGAAATTCGCGATCTCCACTTCGCACGCGGCGAGCACGTGGTCCTCGATGGAGTGGACCTGCATGTCCCGCGGCGCGCGGTTGTCGCCGTGATGGGCGCGAGCGGCGGGGGCAAAACCACCTTGCTCAATTTGATTGCGGGAAATCTGCGCGCGCAGCGCGGTCAGCTCAGTGTTGCCGGTCGCAGCCCCAGCGATCTTTCCCGCACGGATCTATATGCAATGCGCCAGCAGATGGGCATGCTTTTTCAGCATAGCGCCCTTTTTACCGACCTCAACACCTTTGAAAACGTTGCCTTTCCCTTACGTCGCCATTTTCGCCTACCAGAATCACTGTTGGAAAAAATCGTACTGATGAAGCTGGAAGCGGTGGGTCTCCGTGGCGCTGCCGCTCTCATGCCGGCCGAGCTCTCCGGCGGCATGGCGCGGCGCGTCGCCTTGGCGCGGGCAGTAGTCATGGATCCAATGCTGATCCTCTACGATGAGCCCTTCACCGGCCTGGATCCCATCAGCGTTGGTATCATTGCCAGCCTGATCCGGCGTCTCAACGATGCCCTGGGGGCGAGCAGTATCGTCGTCAGCCACGATGTGCGGGAGACCTTTGCCATTGCCGACTATGGCTACATTCTGGGCTCAGGCAAGGTGATTGCCGAAGGGAGCCCAGAGGAGCTGCGTGCCAGCTCGTCTCCCCTGGCGCAACAATTTCTGCGGGGCGCCCCGGAGGGACCAGTACCCTTCCATTACCCAGCGGCGCAACCCTTTGCCACGGCTCTGGGTCTGGAGCGACCGTCATGA
- the folB gene encoding dihydroneopterin aldolase, translating to MDILFVRELKVQTRIGIYDWEREVPQTVLIDLEIAADAAHAAQSDRVAATINYQTVCDRIVETLEAAETQLVETVAENIAELVRGEFAAAWVQVSVHKPAAVRGTRDVGVRIERGLSSARGVARN from the coding sequence ATGGACATCCTTTTTGTACGTGAACTCAAGGTCCAGACCCGCATCGGGATCTACGACTGGGAACGCGAGGTACCGCAGACGGTACTCATTGACCTCGAAATCGCCGCAGACGCAGCCCACGCTGCCCAAAGCGATCGCGTCGCGGCAACCATCAACTACCAGACTGTCTGTGATCGGATTGTCGAAACTCTTGAAGCCGCGGAAACCCAGTTGGTTGAAACCGTCGCGGAGAATATCGCGGAGCTGGTTCGCGGCGAATTCGCGGCCGCCTGGGTGCAGGTCAGCGTGCACAAGCCGGCGGCGGTGCGTGGTACCCGCGATGTCGGGGTGCGGATCGAGAGAGGGCTATCGAGCGCGCGAGGGGTAGCCAGAAACTGA
- a CDS encoding DUF4168 domain-containing protein, protein MRYLTISPLRAGLLGAVLMGFGCTLAMAATPAQVHDFAQAVEQIKPLNEQVHAAISKPGVTEQQKEAMKKSYMAKVDSILASHHLTAEQYGSMLQETQKNPAFAKEVEGAMH, encoded by the coding sequence ATGCGATATCTGACAATTTCCCCGTTGCGCGCGGGGCTTTTGGGTGCCGTGCTGATGGGTTTCGGGTGCACGCTGGCTATGGCGGCAACGCCGGCGCAGGTCCATGATTTTGCTCAAGCCGTAGAGCAGATCAAGCCGTTGAATGAGCAGGTGCATGCAGCCATCAGCAAGCCGGGCGTTACGGAGCAACAGAAGGAAGCGATGAAAAAGTCCTACATGGCAAAGGTGGACTCCATTCTCGCCAGTCATCACCTCACGGCGGAGCAGTACGGTAGCATGCTCCAAGAAACCCAGAAGAACCCAGCCTTTGCGAAAGAAGTCGAAGGTGCCATGCACTGA
- a CDS encoding RNA-binding S4 domain-containing protein has product MTDSLRVDLFLKMSRLIKRRSVAKQLCDAGRIQINGRLAKAGAPVQVGDHLRLELTQRTVEVEVLRLPQRVEGPDGVVSLREPAA; this is encoded by the coding sequence ATGACCGATAGTCTGCGCGTGGATCTGTTTCTGAAGATGTCGCGCTTGATCAAGCGGCGCAGTGTAGCGAAACAGCTCTGCGATGCGGGCCGGATACAGATCAATGGACGCTTGGCCAAGGCCGGAGCTCCGGTGCAGGTTGGCGATCACCTGCGTTTGGAATTGACCCAACGCACCGTCGAGGTGGAGGTGCTACGCTTGCCACAACGGGTGGAGGGGCCGGATGGTGTGGTCAGCCTACGGGAGCCGGCGGCATGA
- the mlaE gene encoding lipid asymmetry maintenance ABC transporter permease subunit MlaE, translated as MRESFIPRLGHVVWETVPRLGASTRLLLGGLSAVSSRHFSVRQWLREVYGLGVLSLALMIVAALFTGMVLGFQGYYALVRFGATSALGTLIALSLLRELGPVLTALLFAGRAGSALTAEIGSMKATEQLAAMEMMAVNPLAWVVAPRLWGGIFAVPILCVIFDLVGIFGGYLVSVPVLGVDGGTFWAQMQSNVTLRGDILNGLFKALCFGLVVTWIAVWQGMSARPTAEGVGAATTRSVVMASLAVLGLDFVLTALLF; from the coding sequence ATGAGGGAGTCCTTCATCCCACGTCTGGGGCATGTTGTCTGGGAGACCGTTCCGCGTCTGGGCGCCTCAACCCGCCTGTTGCTGGGCGGCTTGAGCGCGGTAAGCAGCCGGCATTTCAGCGTGCGCCAGTGGCTGCGCGAGGTATACGGTCTCGGGGTCCTGTCTTTGGCGTTGATGATCGTCGCCGCCTTGTTCACCGGCATGGTGCTCGGCTTTCAGGGCTACTATGCACTGGTACGCTTTGGTGCAACTTCCGCATTGGGCACGCTCATCGCTTTGTCCTTGCTGCGTGAACTTGGACCGGTACTGACGGCACTGCTTTTTGCCGGCCGCGCCGGTTCGGCCCTGACGGCAGAAATCGGTTCCATGAAGGCTACCGAGCAACTCGCAGCGATGGAAATGATGGCGGTCAATCCTCTCGCCTGGGTGGTGGCCCCGCGCCTGTGGGGAGGGATCTTCGCCGTGCCGATTCTCTGCGTCATCTTTGATCTGGTCGGCATCTTTGGCGGCTACTTGGTGTCAGTACCCGTGCTTGGCGTTGACGGTGGCACCTTTTGGGCGCAGATGCAGTCCAACGTGACACTGCGGGGAGATATCCTCAATGGCCTCTTCAAGGCCCTCTGCTTCGGCTTGGTAGTGACCTGGATTGCGGTCTGGCAGGGTATGTCGGCGCGGCCCACGGCCGAAGGGGTGGGTGCCGCCACTACTCGCAGTGTAGTTATGGCTTCTCTGGCGGTCCTGGGTTTGGACTTTGTCCTGACCGCCCTGCTTTTTTGA
- a CDS encoding STAS domain-containing protein yields the protein MSAEAGWEADGSGGLRLTGDWRLRAMDQTLRRDARSLLQKSWTSLSLAGVTALDSATLAFLLEWQEAQRALGSTAEPCDLPPTLRDLLALYGLSHIWHGQNDA from the coding sequence ATGTCGGCTGAGGCGGGCTGGGAGGCAGATGGCAGCGGAGGCCTCCGGCTTACCGGAGACTGGCGTCTGCGCGCCATGGACCAAACTTTGCGGCGCGACGCGCGCAGTCTCTTGCAGAAATCCTGGACCTCTCTTTCCCTCGCCGGTGTAACGGCCTTGGACAGTGCTACGCTGGCCTTTCTACTCGAGTGGCAGGAGGCGCAACGCGCCCTGGGCAGCACAGCAGAGCCTTGTGACCTGCCACCAACTCTCAGAGATTTGTTGGCGCTCTACGGCTTGAGCCATATCTGGCACGGTCAGAACGATGCCTGA
- the rplM gene encoding 50S ribosomal protein L13 yields MKTYSAKSHEVQGDWFVVDATDKVLGRLSTEIAKRLRGKHKPEYTPHADIGDYIVVINADKVAVTGNKAKDKMYYRHTGYVGNLKSASFEKMMETHPERIIEIAVKGMLPKNPLGRAMYRKLKVYAGAQHPHAAQQPQTLQF; encoded by the coding sequence ATGAAAACCTATTCTGCCAAGTCCCATGAAGTACAGGGGGATTGGTTTGTTGTCGATGCCACGGACAAGGTCCTTGGTCGTCTGTCCACGGAAATTGCCAAGCGCCTGCGGGGCAAGCACAAGCCGGAGTACACGCCGCATGCCGACATCGGGGATTACATCGTTGTCATCAATGCGGACAAGGTGGCGGTGACTGGCAACAAGGCCAAAGACAAGATGTACTATCGACACACCGGTTATGTCGGCAACCTGAAGAGTGCATCGTTCGAGAAAATGATGGAGACGCACCCGGAGCGCATCATCGAAATTGCCGTCAAGGGCATGCTACCCAAAAACCCACTGGGTCGGGCAATGTATCGCAAGCTCAAAGTCTATGCTGGAGCGCAGCACCCGCATGCGGCGCAGCAGCCCCAAACCCTGCAATTCTGA
- the mlaD gene encoding outer membrane lipid asymmetry maintenance protein MlaD: MSQRAIDWWVGIFVLLGIAALAVLALRVGNLSGFAYGNGYVLHADFHNIGSLKDRSPVKLGGVSIGEVTHISVDPKTFMAQVTMRIEPRIKLPIDTGASIYTQGLLGEQYIAIQPGGMPQNLKPGATISLTQGAVNIDQLIGQMVFDKASGNSSTTPPTP, from the coding sequence ATGAGTCAACGGGCAATCGACTGGTGGGTGGGAATCTTCGTACTTCTGGGGATTGCCGCATTGGCGGTATTGGCCTTGCGCGTTGGTAACCTGTCTGGCTTTGCCTACGGCAATGGCTATGTTCTGCACGCCGACTTCCACAACATTGGCAGCCTCAAGGATCGCAGCCCGGTCAAGCTTGGTGGTGTGTCCATTGGCGAGGTGACCCACATTAGCGTCGATCCTAAAACCTTCATGGCCCAGGTAACCATGCGCATTGAGCCGCGCATCAAACTTCCCATCGATACGGGCGCCTCCATCTATACGCAGGGTTTGCTCGGCGAGCAGTACATTGCGATTCAGCCGGGAGGAATGCCGCAAAACCTGAAACCAGGCGCCACCATCAGCCTGACTCAAGGGGCCGTCAATATCGATCAGCTGATTGGACAAATGGTTTTTGACAAGGCTAGCGGCAATTCCTCTACTACTCCACCCACACCCTAA
- the plsY gene encoding glycerol-3-phosphate 1-O-acyltransferase PlsY → MPIHSPWLIVVWCLAAYLLGSLATAIFVSRALRLPDPRRAGSNNPGATNVLRLGGKKAAALTLLGDLLKGLLPVLAARLVGFPAWGFALVALATFLGHLYPLYFRFRGGKGVATTLGILLALSPYLGLASLAVWLLVFAASRVSSLAALVATLSTPIFAWFLLPQESLRLLVIVLALWVLWRHRSNIRRLLGGKEAALRKS, encoded by the coding sequence TTGCCCATCCACTCCCCCTGGCTGATTGTCGTTTGGTGCCTGGCGGCTTACTTGCTCGGATCTCTGGCTACTGCCATCTTTGTCAGCCGCGCCTTGCGCTTGCCCGACCCGCGTCGAGCAGGCTCAAATAACCCGGGAGCCACCAACGTGTTGCGTTTGGGTGGCAAAAAAGCGGCGGCACTCACCCTGTTGGGCGATCTATTGAAAGGCCTGCTACCGGTCCTTGCCGCGCGGTTGGTTGGATTTCCAGCCTGGGGGTTCGCCCTGGTCGCCTTGGCGACCTTCCTCGGGCATCTCTACCCGCTATATTTCCGCTTTCGCGGTGGCAAGGGAGTCGCGACCACCCTGGGCATTCTCCTCGCCCTGTCGCCCTACCTGGGTCTGGCTTCCCTTGCTGTATGGCTGCTGGTTTTTGCCGCGAGCCGCGTGTCTTCCCTGGCGGCACTCGTCGCCACCCTGAGCACGCCGATCTTTGCCTGGTTTCTGCTGCCGCAGGAAAGTTTGCGCCTACTGGTCATCGTCCTGGCGTTGTGGGTACTGTGGCGCCATCGGAGCAACATCCGACGCCTGCTCGGTGGTAAGGAGGCCGCGCTCCGCAAATCATAA
- the argC gene encoding N-acetyl-gamma-glutamyl-phosphate reductase, whose product MIRVGIVGGTGYTGVELLRLLLPHPEVEVALVTSRAEAGQRVDTLFPSLRGCTDLQFSSATDAELRDLDAVFFATPHGVAMEMAPELLAAGVRVIDLSADFRLQDAQVFQDWYHQEHRCPELLSQASYGLPELFREEIRGSHLVANPGCYPTAVTLGLAPLLEKGLLDLDSLIADCKSGVSGAGRTARLGLILPESADSVTAYGVSGHRHRPEIEATLSALAGGPVQLQFSPHLMPMIRGIHATLYGRLRTPLGNEELQDLFQQRYRSEPFVDVLPFAEHPSTRSVRGGNVCRIAVHQPRPGQVVVLSTIDNLVKGAAGQAVQNLNLLFAWPESLGLQQIPLLP is encoded by the coding sequence ATGATTCGGGTGGGCATTGTTGGTGGTACGGGATATACGGGCGTCGAGCTCCTGCGCCTGTTGCTGCCCCATCCAGAAGTCGAGGTCGCGCTGGTCACCTCCCGCGCCGAGGCCGGTCAGCGGGTCGATACCCTGTTTCCCAGCCTGCGTGGTTGTACCGATCTGCAGTTCTCCAGCGCTACGGATGCAGAGTTGCGAGATCTGGACGCGGTGTTTTTTGCCACACCCCATGGCGTGGCAATGGAAATGGCGCCAGAGCTCCTGGCTGCCGGCGTCAGAGTGATCGATCTGAGTGCTGATTTTCGCTTGCAAGATGCACAGGTATTTCAGGATTGGTACCATCAGGAGCACCGCTGCCCCGAGCTTTTGTCGCAGGCCAGTTACGGCCTGCCAGAGCTCTTTCGCGAGGAGATTCGCGGCAGCCATTTGGTGGCCAATCCAGGTTGCTATCCCACGGCTGTGACTTTGGGGCTCGCTCCGTTGTTGGAAAAGGGGCTGCTTGACCTGGATTCCCTGATCGCCGATTGCAAATCCGGGGTCAGTGGCGCTGGAAGGACTGCCCGTTTGGGCCTCATATTACCGGAGAGCGCAGATTCTGTGACGGCGTATGGGGTGAGCGGACATCGACATCGTCCGGAGATCGAGGCTACCTTGAGCGCCCTTGCGGGTGGACCTGTGCAATTACAGTTTTCCCCGCACCTGATGCCGATGATCCGAGGTATTCACGCGACCCTCTATGGACGCTTGCGCACGCCATTGGGCAATGAAGAGCTGCAAGACCTTTTCCAGCAACGCTACCGGAGCGAGCCCTTCGTCGATGTTCTGCCGTTTGCAGAGCACCCCAGCACCCGCAGTGTGCGTGGCGGGAACGTCTGTCGTATTGCCGTGCATCAGCCGCGGCCCGGACAGGTTGTTGTCCTGTCGACGATTGATAATCTTGTCAAAGGGGCTGCGGGCCAGGCCGTGCAAAACCTGAACCTGCTCTTTGCATGGCCGGAGTCCCTGGGGTTGCAGCAGATTCCGTTGCTGCCCTAG
- the pdxA gene encoding 4-hydroxythreonine-4-phosphate dehydrogenase PdxA yields MREPRLLISVGEPAGIGPDLCVALAQHALPPVVLIGDLDCLRHRAIQLGIPATLRPWEPEQPWPSAAEPGLAVWPNPLPHPCRPGQLDPANAPMVLAGLDRAVSLLQAGLADALVTGPIHKGVINDAGVPFRGHTEYLADRCGQAEVLMLLAGRGLRVALATTHLPLREVAAAINATDLERSLRILHQGLRQDFGVADPRIRVTGLNPHAGEAGHLGREEIEIIAPVIGKLHSEGWEISGPWPADTLFTPRYLEDTDAVLAMYHDQGLPVLKYHAFGAAVNVSLGLPIVRTSVDHGTALDLAGSGRAEIHSLLQAIQTAAEIVRQRRAAEC; encoded by the coding sequence ATGAGGGAGCCGCGCCTCCTGATCAGCGTTGGTGAACCCGCTGGCATCGGCCCCGATCTTTGTGTGGCCTTGGCACAACATGCCTTGCCTCCCGTGGTCCTGATCGGGGATCTGGACTGTTTGCGCCATCGTGCCATTCAGCTCGGGATTCCGGCCACATTACGGCCCTGGGAACCAGAACAACCCTGGCCCAGTGCAGCAGAGCCGGGGCTGGCGGTGTGGCCGAACCCTTTGCCCCACCCCTGCCGTCCCGGCCAACTGGATCCAGCCAACGCTCCCATGGTTCTCGCCGGCCTGGATCGTGCCGTTTCCCTGCTGCAAGCAGGCCTTGCCGATGCCTTGGTCACGGGGCCGATCCATAAAGGGGTCATCAACGACGCTGGCGTTCCCTTCCGCGGCCACACCGAGTATCTGGCTGACCGCTGTGGACAAGCCGAGGTGCTGATGTTGCTGGCGGGGCGCGGCCTGCGCGTGGCCCTGGCGACCACCCATCTCCCTCTACGCGAGGTCGCCGCCGCGATCAATGCTACAGATCTTGAACGCAGCCTGCGGATCTTGCATCAGGGGCTGCGCCAGGATTTTGGGGTGGCGGATCCGCGCATCCGGGTCACCGGCCTCAATCCGCATGCCGGCGAGGCCGGTCACCTTGGGCGGGAAGAGATCGAGATCATTGCCCCGGTCATTGGCAAACTGCACAGTGAGGGCTGGGAAATTTCCGGTCCCTGGCCCGCCGACACGCTCTTCACCCCACGCTACCTGGAAGATACCGACGCCGTTTTGGCCATGTATCATGATCAGGGCCTTCCGGTACTGAAATACCACGCCTTTGGCGCCGCAGTGAATGTCAGTTTGGGTCTGCCCATTGTGCGCACCAGCGTCGATCATGGCACGGCATTGGACCTGGCGGGAAGCGGGCGCGCGGAAATTCACAGTCTGTTGCAGGCGATTCAGACCGCGGCGGAAATCGTCCGCCAACGACGTGCCGCAGAATGCTAG
- a CDS encoding EAL domain-containing protein — MINEFTAFQGIPRACKAPDRACGSPGLQAVFQAPGKNYSWRFPDDVLAVFQPIYSVYQGCVVAVEALARIRASNGEILLPMQFLPFLTLDQRRELSRQMLLAGIDLLETLEAGGVSIDLSFNVDPDFMEDQDCIPCFLGVLGNTSIAPQRITLELLESGDFLQGDIAVDRLHSLRETGASIALDDIGSAYSSLLRLKNLPIQKIKLDQELVRDLDREPKIMAFLQSMKFLADGLGAILIVEGVETITILDAVAQLRQDLVQGYAIARPMPAEALLAFISAGALPDISPAPQSLLGAYAAHVLRRPLMYSLDQEKDSAALARFLENCPLLGYLRTHASAVGDTVLAAYTALLQEQQGLRQDRVNQQITETELRVQSLLYDAIRAEP; from the coding sequence ATGATCAATGAATTCACTGCTTTTCAGGGCATACCCCGAGCTTGTAAGGCTCCAGACCGAGCCTGTGGTAGTCCTGGTTTGCAGGCCGTTTTTCAAGCTCCGGGCAAAAATTACAGCTGGCGTTTTCCCGACGATGTGCTGGCTGTTTTCCAACCTATTTATTCCGTGTATCAGGGATGTGTTGTTGCGGTCGAGGCGTTGGCCCGCATTCGCGCCAGCAACGGGGAAATTTTGTTGCCGATGCAGTTTCTCCCCTTTCTCACTCTCGATCAGCGCCGCGAGCTGAGTCGTCAGATGCTCCTGGCCGGCATCGATCTGCTCGAGACGCTCGAAGCAGGGGGAGTATCCATTGATCTTTCCTTCAATGTCGATCCCGATTTCATGGAAGATCAGGACTGTATACCCTGTTTCCTCGGCGTGCTTGGCAACACCAGCATTGCCCCGCAGCGGATCACCTTGGAGCTATTGGAGAGTGGTGATTTCTTGCAGGGCGACATCGCGGTGGATCGCTTGCACAGCCTGCGTGAAACGGGAGCGAGTATTGCGTTGGATGATATCGGCAGCGCCTATTCCTCTCTCCTGCGCCTAAAAAATCTGCCTATCCAGAAAATCAAGCTGGACCAAGAGCTGGTGCGCGATCTCGATCGTGAACCGAAAATCATGGCCTTTCTGCAGAGCATGAAATTTCTGGCTGATGGCCTGGGTGCCATCTTGATTGTCGAAGGGGTGGAAACCATTACCATTCTGGATGCCGTGGCCCAGCTTCGCCAGGATCTGGTGCAAGGCTATGCCATCGCCCGTCCTATGCCCGCCGAGGCCCTGCTGGCGTTTATCAGTGCGGGGGCGTTGCCGGACATCAGCCCCGCGCCGCAATCGTTGTTGGGGGCGTACGCCGCCCATGTGCTTCGCCGCCCGCTTATGTATAGCCTGGATCAAGAAAAAGACTCTGCCGCATTGGCAAGATTTCTGGAAAACTGTCCATTGCTGGGCTATTTGCGTACGCATGCGAGTGCTGTCGGTGATACGGTGCTGGCGGCATATACCGCGCTATTACAAGAACAGCAAGGCCTTCGTCAGGATCGGGTGAACCAGCAGATCACCGAAACGGAGTTGCGGGTGCAGTCTCTTTTATACGATGCGATTCGTGCGGAGCCATAA
- the rpsI gene encoding 30S ribosomal protein S9, which translates to MEQYYGTGRRKSATARVYLRRGSGKISINKRSLEEYFGRETSRMIVLQPLELTGNGSQFDILVNVSGGGASGQAGAIRHGITRALMAYDETLRRPLRSAGFVTRDAREVERKKVGKHKARRSHQFSKR; encoded by the coding sequence ATGGAACAGTATTACGGTACCGGTCGTCGCAAGAGTGCTACCGCACGAGTCTACCTGCGTCGTGGCAGCGGTAAGATCAGCATCAACAAGCGTAGTCTGGAAGAATATTTCGGTCGCGAAACTTCGCGGATGATCGTTTTGCAGCCCCTGGAGCTGACCGGTAACGGAAGTCAGTTCGACATTCTCGTCAACGTCAGTGGCGGCGGCGCCAGTGGACAGGCCGGGGCGATCCGGCATGGAATCACCCGCGCCCTCATGGCGTACGACGAGACGCTGCGGCGGCCCCTGCGCAGTGCCGGCTTCGTCACCCGTGACGCGCGCGAGGTGGAACGCAAGAAGGTCGGTAAGCACAAGGCGCGGCGCAGTCACCAATTCTCCAAGCGCTGA